From the genome of Geoglobus ahangari, one region includes:
- a CDS encoding amphi-Trp domain-containing protein — protein sequence MFGHEEVEYEAYLSKSELAELFRKLADQVEREGKVEVSTQDGNISLEFTEPVEVKVEYDGGKRKLKIKAEFRQRAKLL from the coding sequence ATGTTTGGTCATGAAGAGGTGGAGTATGAGGCCTATCTTAGCAAAAGCGAGCTTGCCGAGCTCTTCAGAAAGCTTGCGGATCAGGTGGAGAGGGAGGGAAAGGTTGAGGTCAGCACTCAGGACGGGAACATCTCCCTCGAGTTCACCGAGCCGGTTGAGGTGAAGGTCGAGTACGACGGGGGGAAGAGGAAGCTCAAGATAAAGGCGGAGTTCAGGCAGAGGGCGAAGCTTCTTTAA